One Archangium lipolyticum DNA segment encodes these proteins:
- a CDS encoding L,D-transpeptidase, whose product MAGGTRTLRVLAALLAGALGACDDGETIPTAPFRAWVLAQSAYVRLEPSPESPVVGLVVREDELWVTGCVPACDAPDGWALLGGDGAIRLANLKLNPSSRATPPPGVALPYVYGTVKKNGAVVREEPRTDARVVEREQAPHVLAFHEEPELQDGGWLERLAGGYVSVSDVRLATPSALEGEHSPTLPLAFVVRSAKAVMAGDAGIPDGGVPFAPHKHERFAVQGMDKGGRVLVEGGALPHQDVRLVLPRQRPSQVKPGERWVHVEVSEQVLTAYEGGTPVMATLVSTGKAATPTREGLFRVWHKVVHDTMHGPESAPYVVEEVPHSLFFHRGQALHGAFWHDTFGNAVTHGCVNLSVKDAAWLFDWAPPPMPQGFHAYSPEPAGRTGLWVFVERRPVTRAVLEGNGTGRLRDDSARLSPLR is encoded by the coding sequence ATGGCCGGTGGAACGAGGACGCTCCGCGTGCTCGCCGCGCTGCTCGCGGGAGCACTGGGGGCTTGTGACGATGGCGAGACGATTCCCACGGCGCCCTTCCGTGCCTGGGTGCTGGCGCAGTCCGCCTATGTCCGCCTGGAGCCCTCCCCCGAGTCGCCCGTGGTGGGGCTGGTGGTGCGCGAGGACGAGCTATGGGTCACGGGCTGTGTGCCCGCCTGTGACGCACCAGACGGCTGGGCCCTGCTGGGCGGGGACGGCGCCATCCGGTTGGCGAACCTGAAGCTCAATCCCTCCTCGAGGGCCACGCCGCCTCCGGGTGTGGCGCTGCCCTACGTCTATGGGACGGTGAAGAAGAACGGGGCGGTGGTGCGCGAGGAGCCCCGGACCGACGCCAGGGTGGTGGAGCGTGAGCAGGCGCCGCACGTGTTGGCCTTCCACGAGGAGCCGGAGCTCCAGGATGGCGGCTGGCTCGAGCGGCTGGCCGGTGGCTACGTCTCCGTGTCCGACGTGCGGCTCGCCACGCCCAGTGCCTTGGAGGGAGAGCACTCGCCCACCCTGCCGCTGGCCTTCGTGGTCCGGAGCGCGAAGGCCGTGATGGCCGGTGACGCGGGCATCCCGGATGGAGGAGTACCGTTCGCCCCCCACAAGCACGAGCGCTTCGCCGTGCAGGGAATGGACAAGGGTGGACGGGTGCTCGTCGAGGGAGGCGCCCTGCCCCACCAGGATGTGCGGCTGGTCCTCCCCCGCCAGCGCCCATCACAGGTGAAGCCGGGGGAGCGCTGGGTGCACGTCGAGGTGTCGGAGCAGGTCCTCACCGCGTACGAGGGCGGCACGCCGGTGATGGCGACGCTCGTGTCCACGGGCAAGGCCGCCACCCCGACGCGCGAAGGGCTGTTCCGCGTCTGGCACAAGGTGGTGCACGACACCATGCACGGCCCCGAGAGCGCCCCCTATGTCGTCGAGGAGGTGCCCCACTCGCTCTTCTTCCACCGGGGCCAGGCCCTGCACGGCGCCTTCTGGCACGACACCTTCGGCAACGCGGTCACCCATGGCTGCGTCAACCTGTCGGTGAAGGACGCGGCGTGGCTGTTCGACTGGGCGCCGCCCCCCATGCCCCAGGGCTTCCACGCTTATTCGCCCGAGCCCGCCGGGCGGACGGGCCTGTGGGTGTTCGTCGAGCGGCGTCCGGTGACCCGGGCCGTGCTGGAGGGGAACGGAACGGGCAGGCTCCGGGACGATTCCGCGCGGCTCTCGCCCCTTCGTTAG
- a CDS encoding cytochrome-c peroxidase: protein MSRNRLLLGVGLVSLGALSSSCSKESPPPAQPAPTAAAAAPTPAAPPEPPKPKMSHEKLVSFFRLPAKTVKAPVDTPEQVALGRMLFFEKRLSKNHDISCNSCHDLATFGVDGKPTSEGHRGQKGSRNAPTVFHAAGHVAQFWDGRAATLEEQASGPMMNPLEMAMPGEKHVLATLNSIPEYVKRFQASFPGKKPVSVGNAARAIAAFERKLLTSSRFDKFLAGDENALTEQERRGLELFASAGCTTCHNGPSVGGTSFQKLGLIEDFPTEDKGRFEVTQNEEDLHKFRVPTLRNVEKTGPWFHDGSVKELPTAVRLMAKHQLGMSFTDAEVDDIVAFLKSLTGELPGDDILSAPELPPSTRTTPKPDPT, encoded by the coding sequence ATGTCGCGGAATCGGCTCTTGCTTGGCGTCGGATTGGTGTCCCTGGGCGCCCTCTCTTCTTCTTGTAGCAAGGAGTCCCCTCCGCCCGCGCAGCCCGCTCCCACAGCGGCGGCCGCCGCTCCCACCCCCGCCGCGCCGCCGGAGCCGCCGAAGCCGAAGATGAGCCACGAGAAGCTCGTCTCCTTCTTCCGGCTGCCCGCCAAGACGGTCAAGGCGCCGGTGGACACCCCGGAGCAGGTGGCGCTCGGGCGCATGCTCTTCTTCGAGAAGCGCCTGTCGAAGAACCACGACATCTCGTGCAACAGCTGCCACGACCTGGCCACCTTCGGCGTGGATGGCAAGCCCACCTCCGAGGGGCACAGGGGCCAGAAGGGCAGCCGCAACGCGCCCACCGTCTTCCACGCCGCGGGCCATGTCGCCCAGTTCTGGGACGGCCGCGCCGCCACGCTGGAGGAGCAGGCCTCGGGCCCGATGATGAACCCGTTGGAGATGGCCATGCCGGGCGAGAAGCACGTGCTGGCGACGCTCAACTCCATACCGGAGTACGTGAAGCGCTTCCAGGCGTCCTTCCCTGGCAAGAAGCCGGTGAGCGTGGGCAACGCCGCGCGGGCCATCGCCGCCTTCGAGCGCAAGCTCCTCACCAGCTCGCGCTTCGACAAGTTCCTGGCCGGTGACGAGAACGCCCTCACCGAGCAGGAGCGGCGCGGGTTGGAGCTCTTCGCCAGCGCGGGCTGCACCACGTGTCACAACGGCCCGTCGGTGGGCGGTACCTCCTTCCAGAAGCTGGGCCTCATCGAGGACTTCCCCACCGAGGACAAGGGCCGCTTCGAGGTGACGCAGAACGAGGAGGACCTGCACAAGTTCCGCGTGCCCACGCTGCGCAACGTGGAGAAGACGGGCCCCTGGTTCCACGACGGCTCCGTCAAGGAGCTGCCCACGGCGGTGCGCCTCATGGCGAAGCACCAGCTGGGGATGAGCTTCACCGACGCCGAGGTGGATGACATCGTGGCCTTCCTCAAGAGCCTCACCGGCGAGCTGCCCGGTGACGACATCCTCTCGGCTCCCGAGCTGCCTCCGAGCACGCGCACCACGCCGAAACCGGATCCGACGTAA